CGAAGGAGGTGAGGCTGGGCAGGTAATCAGAGCCAGATCTCGAGTCCGAGGTGTTAAGATTTACTCCCaagggcaatggggagccatagAAGGTTCTTGAGGTAGGGGGCAGATAGAGACATGAAGCTTCCGACATACCTGAGCTCCTCTCCCACCTGCAGGCTTTGGTCTGAGTCAACATGGTCTGAGGACTCACTCTTCGTGGGATCGTGAGGGCCGGGAGGGGGCTAGGGGGAGACTGTCGCGTCTGAGGGGCATATTGAAGAGGTGTGAGAAGAGAAGCccgtttattgattgatttatttttaaggtttatttattttgagagagagagagagaacgagtggggaagaagggcagagaatcccaaacaggctctgcactgtcagcacagagcacgagtcggggcttgaacccacggaccgtaagcccacgacctgagccgaaatcaagagtcggacgctcaaccgactgagccacccaggcaaccccctcCTCCGAGAGGAACCCGTTCAATGCTGCCAATTAGCCACAGGCAGCATTTTCTGAACCCTTTTCCAGAAGGAAGGTGCTACCATTATCCAGAAGCTGAGGTTTAGAGAAGTTCAGTGACCTGCCTAAGGTCTCACGTCGACCTGCCCTCCCGCCCTGCACCTTCTCCCCCCGACTGCGGGTCTCAACCAGGGCTGAGAGGGGCGAGCTTCCAGCgggaggcagaagggaggccCCGGGGCCCCGCTGAGCCTGCCCCTCTCCGCTAGCTACGGCGACCAGGTACAGCACTTCAAGGTGCTGCGCGAGGCCTCGGGCAAGTACTACCTGTGGGAAGAGAAGTTCAACTCCCTGAACGAGCTGGTCGACTTCTACCGCACCACCACCATCGCCAAGCAGCGGCAGGTTTTCCTGCGGGATGAGGAGCCCCTGCTCAAGGTAGGGGCCCCCCCTGTTCCCCCCCCACGTGAGCCTCCGCGGGGGGCCGGGACGCCTGCCGGGtctggccaccccccacccccaccggcaGCCCCGCATCCAGCCCAGGCTCTAGAGTCCGACTCTGGTGGCACTGCGGTGAGACACGCAAGGGTGGGGacggagagggaaaggaaaggaagagaacgGACGTGACGCGGGGCCACCAGTGTCTGGCTTGTTCTCAGCTCCTGGCGCAGTGCGTGGGTCACAGTAGGCACTCGGTGTGAATTTGCATGAATGAAGGTACAGACACCTGCCGAGCCTACTGGGTGCCGTGCCCGCTGAGCTGGGCTTAGTATGCTGGGGTCCTCATCTGGCCATTgcccaggtgaggaaactgaggcgcacCCAAGACCACCCACCGGGTAGGCTCAGTCCGGGTTTCTGGCCCCGAGGAGCTGGTCttgggtggggtggaggcagTGTGAGCGCTCGTGGGTGAGGGCCTGGCTGggctcagggtgtgtgtgtgtgtgtgtgtgtgtagtggggggTGGGTATCCAGCCGCCACTGGTCCTCGCAAGAACAGCAATTTGCTAGCCAGCCCTTTCATCAAGGGGCCCCTAGGACCAGCCCTCGCTCTCATTAGAATGATGATAGCAGCCAACAGGGTTATTAGCCCCGGTGTGGTTTCCTCTGGGAGGGGGGTTCGGCAAGGCCTGGGGCTAGAGGTCAGGACCCTGGGACGGCCCAGTTGAGCCTGGGCTCTGCAGGGGAACCAGGGAGCATAGCCTGGGGGGGAGGCTGACGGACTGCTACAGAGAAGCTCCAGTCCTGCCTGTCCCTAGACCCCCACCACGCGTGACCTTTGTCCGTTCCTcaactgggcctcagtttcccctctcaTGTGCCAGGAGGGTCAAACGGTGCCTCGGGAGACCCCCATTCTTGCACTCTGGGCCGCCAGGAAGCTGCCGGGCCTCCTCAGTCTGATCCTGGGGCTGGGTCTGTGGCGAGCTCTCCTTCTGAgccaccttccctcccctcccccctccccccaggcctctGTCCCAGACCTCCTGCAACCTCTCCCCTTCACCGCCGTGGGCCAGGTCTGCCCTTGGAGAATGTGAGGGAGCCAGTGTGGAGCTGGCTGAGGGCTccccacaccgcccccccccccccactgcctcgctctggcctgggccctggggtcaCCCACCCTGTGGGAGAACTCCAGAGCTGGCTCAGTCCCCTAGGACCATGCCGCCTCCTACTTCCTGGGCAGAGAGCCGCTAATTACAGCCTGTCCACTGATCCTATCACCCATCCTGGATAAGATTCCGCAGGCTCAGAACAGAGATGCTGGTGGGACCGGTAGGGCCGGGACACCGGGTATAATCGTCACGGCGACAGGCTGACGTGCCTGCAGAGAGCTCTTGTCCGCCCGCCATTTGCAGGGGGGGAAACTAAGTCCCACGAGGGTGGGGACTTACCCGAGGTCACCTCGGGGTATAGATAGGACAGGAACCCAGGCCTGAGAGCTGGGAGCGGCCCTGAGTGACATCTTCTCCCTCAAAGCTCGGTCAAGGGCGCAGCAGTAAACTCTGTTCTTAGCTATGCACCACTTTACGGCTTCTAAGGCCCGTTCCTGTGGCCAGGACAGCGGTGTTGGTCTGTGGAGAGGGTGGCGTAGACTTGGAGTGAGAACAGAGTCCAAGCTCAActctgccctcccacccacaGCAAAATCACTTCTCTTGTCGGGGCCTCCTGAAAACCCCCACTAACCACCTCCTCCCCTCGCAGGGCCCCCGGGCCTGCTTTGCCCAGGCCCAGTTTGACTTCTCGGCCCAGGACCCCTCACAACTCAGCTTCCACCGCGGTGACATCATCGAGGTCCTGGAGCGCCTGGACCCCCACTGGTGGCGGGGCCGGTTCTGCGGACGCGTGGGCTTCTTCCCACGGAGCTAC
The sequence above is drawn from the Lynx canadensis isolate LIC74 chromosome E1, mLynCan4.pri.v2, whole genome shotgun sequence genome and encodes:
- the LOC115500409 gene encoding GRB2-related adapter protein isoform X1; this encodes MESVALYSFQATESDELAFNKGDTLKILNMEDDQNWYKAELRGAEGFIPKNYIRVKPHPWYSGRISRQLAEEILMKRNHLGAFLIRESESSPGEFSVSVNYGDQVQHFKVLREASGKYYLWEEKFNSLNELVDFYRTTTIAKQRQVFLRDEEPLLKGPRACFAQAQFDFSAQDPSQLSFHRGDIIEVLERLDPHWWRGRFCGRVGFFPRSYVQPVQL